One part of the Vicia villosa cultivar HV-30 ecotype Madison, WI linkage group LG6, Vvil1.0, whole genome shotgun sequence genome encodes these proteins:
- the LOC131613251 gene encoding uncharacterized protein LOC131613251 — protein sequence MARRKKLNIRHRASDNEGMQSTPTNTNSTNVRRIIVAQTHSDPSHTDGVHESVESHYIPSDMEAEEEQIEKEPKRTRGPTRMLDVWQMEDDFIIVNLDKHGRPIGEEATTFTRFIGSLVRRHQYAPINIRNWKKCQKNTCRANGSSREQI from the exons ATGGCTCGAaggaaaaaattgaatattaggCATCGAGCAAGTGATAATGAAGGAATGCAGTCTACTCCTACAAATACCAACTCAACCAATGTGCGAAGAATTATTGTTGCACAAACTCATTCTGATCCTAGTCATACTGATGGTGTACATGAGTctgtagagtctcattatattCCTTCTGACATGGAAGCTGAAGAAGAACAAATTGAAAAAG AACCTAAACGAACAAGAGGTCCAACAAGAATGCTAGATGTATGGCAAATGGAAGATGATTTCATAATTGTTAATTTGGATAAACATGGCCGACCAATTGGTGAGGAAGCAACAACTTTTACCCGTTTCATAGGTAGTTTAGTTAGAAGGCATCAATATGCTCCTATCAATATCAGAAATTGGAAAAAATGCCAGAAAAATACGTGTAGAGCAAATGGAAGTAGTAGAG AGCAAATTTGA
- the LOC131613250 gene encoding uncharacterized protein LOC131613250 has translation MEHDMDGLIHDVFGVHLMEEPTFGEGERNPEVGESSKFGENIKFYQLVEDNEKRLYPNYLLRDALPEENVLPKSYYETKKMILALGLGYEKIHACPNDCILYRNKYVNDQVCPKCGTSRWKTTNGDVPANEMGTSEKRKNLPAKILRWFPLKQMLQRLFMSFEVVESMRWHQDGRLNDGSLRHPADSLAWKEFDARYPTFSSDPRNVRLGLASDGFNPFKTMSISHSTWPIILIPYNLPPWMCMKQSFFMVSLLIPGPKSPGNNIDIYLQPLVEELQDLWNDGIETYDAYKRDKFQLRAAVMWTINDFPAYANLSGWITKGQYACPCCGIETNSRWLSIGKKNFYMCHLRWLAPRHKWRLNEKDFDGTQELRNPPKRLDGDDILRQIDKSRDEGLENGAQPWKKKSIFFTLPYWQYNVLRHNLNVMHIEKNVCDNIIGTLLNQEGKSKDNYKARADLVVMGIRSMLHPQSSPKRRTFLLPRACYQMTNKEKYAFLSILKNVKSPDECSSSIPRCVQVNQRKIFGLKSYDCHVLMQELLPIALRGSLPDKVTSVLVDLCNFFKQICSKVLNVEYLSQLESKIATTLC, from the exons ATGGAACATGACATGGACGGATTAATTCATGATGTTTTTGGAGTTCATTTGATGGAAGAACCGACTTTTGGTGAAGGTGAAAGAAATCCAGAAGTTGGAGAAAGCTCTAAGTTCGGAGAAAACATAAAGTTTTATCAATTGGTGGAGGATAATGAGAAAAGGCTTTATCCAAATT ATTTACTAAGAGATGCTTTACCGGAGGAAAATGTTTTGCCGAAGTCATACTATGAAACAAAGAAGATGATTTTAGCGTTAGGTTTGGGTTATGAGAAGATCCATGCGTGtcctaatgattgcatattatatcGAAATAAATATGTCAATGATCAAGTATGTCCAAAGTGTGGTACGTCAAGGTGGAAAACAACAAATGGAGATGTACCAGCTAATGAAATGGGGACTTCTGAAAAGAGAAAGAACTTACCTGCAAAAATCCTTCGATGGTTTCCATTGAAACAAATGCTACAAAGATTGTTCATGTCCTTCGAAGTTGTTGAATCGATGAGATGGCACCAAGATGGTAGATTGAATGATGGTTCTCTTAGACATCCAGCTGACTCACTTGCTTGGAAGGAGTTTGATGCTCGATATCCGACATTTTCGTCAGATCCTCGTAATGTTCGACTAGGATTGGCTTCTGATGGGTTCAATCCTTTCAAGACTATGAGTATTTCTCACAGCACTTGGCCAATCATTCTCATTCCTTATAATCTTCCTCCTTGGATGTGCATGAAACAATCATTCTTCATGGTATCATTACTAATTCCTGGTCCTAAAAGTCCTGGAAATAACATTGATATTTATCTACAACCATTAGTAGAAGAGTTGCAAGATTTATGGAACGATGGAATTGAAACTTATGATGCCTATAAGAGAGACAAATTTCAACTTCGTGCTGCTGTAATGTGGACTATCaatgactttccagcatatgCTAACCTTTCTGGATGGATTACTAAAGGTCAATATGCATGTCCATGTTGTGGTATTGAAACTAATTCACGATGGTTAAGCATTGGTAAAAAAAATTTCTACATGTGTCATCTTCGTTGGTTAGCTCCTAGGCATAAGTGGAGGTTGAATGAGAAGGATTTTGACGGAACACAGGAGTTAAGGAATCCTCCCAAAAGACTTGATGGGGATGATATTTTAAGGCAAATAGATAAATCTAGAGATGAAGGTTTAGAGAATGGGGCACAACCATGGAAAAAGAAGAGCATTTTCTTCACATTACCTTATTGGCAATATAATGTGTTGCGTCACAATCTTAATGTGATGcacattgaaaaaaatgtatgtgATAACATAATTGGTACATTGTTAAACCAAGAGGGAAAATCCAAAGATAATTATAAGGCGCGAGCTGACCTTGTAGTTATGGGCATAAGAAGCATGCTTCATCCTCAATCGAGCCCTAAAAGGCGTACATTTCTTTTGCCTAGAGCATGCTATCAAATGACTAACAAAGAAAAATATGCTTTTTTGAGCATCCTCAAGAATGTAAAAAGTCCAGATGAATGTTCATCAAGCATCCCACGTTGTGTCCAAGTCAATCAACGCAAGATATTTGGCTTAAAAAGTTATGACTGTCATGTTTTGATGCAAGAGCTTCTTCCAATAGCGTTAAGGGGTTCATTGCCGGATAAAGTCACTTCAGTTTTGGTTGATCTTTGCAATTTCTTCAAGCAAATTTGTTCTAAGGTACTTAATGTGGAGTATCTATCACAATTGGAGTCCAAAATAGCCACAACACTTTGTTAG